In a genomic window of Bordetella petrii:
- a CDS encoding tripartite tricarboxylate transporter substrate binding protein, whose amino-acid sequence MKLHRLIAGLVLGLAAATAAQAAAPWPARPIRLIATYGPGSSIDIIARLVAKPLSEQLGQTVIVENKPGAGGDLGTDIIAKAEKDGYTIGFASAGPITVNPNARARMPYDSMKDLAPVALIATGPNVILVNPSLPVKNLQELIAYIKANPDKVSFASAGVGTSGHIAGELFQHLSKTNILHVPYKGNSEAITDTLGGRTQIVISGVPPILSFVKSGQLRAVAVADTKRSPLLPDVPTVGEAGLPGAESVAWYGIVAPAGTPAEILDRLHDEIAKAVASPDVQAKFASLGIVAASDTRAEFGKRMTDEYARFKALFKQINLVMD is encoded by the coding sequence ATGAAATTGCACCGATTGATCGCCGGTCTGGTCCTGGGGCTGGCCGCCGCGACGGCCGCCCAGGCGGCGGCGCCGTGGCCGGCGCGCCCGATCCGCCTGATTGCCACGTACGGGCCGGGCAGTTCTATCGACATCATCGCCCGCCTGGTGGCCAAGCCGCTGTCGGAACAGCTGGGCCAGACCGTGATCGTCGAGAACAAGCCCGGCGCCGGCGGCGACCTGGGCACCGACATCATCGCCAAGGCAGAGAAAGACGGCTACACGATTGGCTTTGCGTCTGCCGGGCCTATTACGGTGAATCCGAACGCGCGCGCCAGGATGCCGTACGATTCGATGAAGGACCTGGCGCCTGTGGCGCTGATCGCCACGGGGCCGAACGTCATTCTGGTCAATCCGTCGCTGCCCGTAAAAAACCTGCAAGAGCTGATCGCCTACATCAAGGCCAACCCCGACAAGGTGAGTTTCGCATCGGCAGGCGTGGGCACCAGCGGCCACATCGCGGGCGAGCTGTTCCAGCATCTGTCGAAAACCAATATCCTGCACGTGCCCTACAAGGGCAACAGCGAGGCCATTACCGACACATTAGGCGGCCGCACTCAGATCGTCATCAGCGGCGTGCCGCCGATTCTCTCGTTCGTGAAATCGGGACAGCTGCGGGCGGTCGCGGTTGCCGACACCAAGCGTTCGCCCTTGCTGCCCGACGTGCCTACGGTGGGAGAGGCGGGTCTGCCCGGCGCGGAAAGCGTAGCCTGGTACGGCATCGTGGCGCCGGCCGGCACGCCAGCCGAAATCCTGGATCGCCTGCATGATGAAATCGCCAAGGCGGTGGCCAGCCCCGACGTGCAGGCCAAGTTCGCCAGCCTGGGCATCGTGGCGGCTTCCGACACGCGGGCCGAGTTCGGCAAGCGCA
- a CDS encoding SMP-30/gluconolactonase/LRE family protein: MYPPAEPLQTEVFARLPESLYLTDQPSSWLAARHVKMHSFLEGPAFDRAGNLWCVDLAHGRILRVDPAGTFEVVVSYEGEPNGLKIHRDGRIFVADHLHGLMLVDPQARTIQPYMQHVQREGLRGLNDLFFASNSDLYFTDQGESALENPTGRVFRLRADGKTVDLLMDGLAGPNGLVLNRAENVLYVAITHDNAIYALRLEPGGGMKKASRYIQLSGSTAGPDGLALDEAGNLAVVHAQAGTVWLFSPLGEPLYRIRSCAGLRTTNVAFGGDDRRSLYITEAEQGVILRARLPHPGRPMYSHSN; the protein is encoded by the coding sequence ATGTACCCCCCCGCGGAACCCCTGCAGACCGAGGTCTTTGCCCGGCTGCCCGAGTCGCTGTACTTGACCGACCAGCCTTCTTCATGGCTGGCCGCGCGCCATGTGAAGATGCATTCGTTTCTGGAAGGCCCGGCCTTCGATCGCGCCGGCAACCTGTGGTGCGTGGATCTGGCGCACGGGCGCATTCTACGGGTAGACCCCGCTGGCACCTTCGAGGTGGTGGTCAGCTACGAGGGGGAACCCAATGGCCTGAAAATTCACCGGGACGGGCGTATTTTCGTTGCCGATCACCTGCACGGCCTGATGCTGGTGGACCCGCAGGCCCGCACCATACAGCCTTATATGCAGCATGTGCAGCGCGAAGGGCTGCGCGGCCTGAACGACTTGTTCTTCGCGTCCAACAGCGACCTGTACTTTACCGACCAGGGCGAGAGCGCGCTGGAGAACCCGACCGGTCGCGTGTTCCGCCTGAGGGCGGACGGCAAGACCGTAGACCTGCTGATGGACGGACTGGCCGGACCGAACGGGTTGGTGCTGAACAGGGCAGAAAACGTGCTGTACGTGGCGATTACGCACGACAACGCCATTTATGCCCTGCGGCTGGAGCCTGGCGGGGGCATGAAGAAGGCCAGTCGCTACATCCAGTTGTCGGGCAGCACCGCGGGCCCCGACGGCCTGGCGCTGGACGAGGCAGGCAACCTGGCGGTGGTGCACGCCCAGGCCGGCACGGTGTGGCTGTTCAGCCCACTGGGCGAGCCGTTGTACCGCATCCGCTCGTGCGCGGGCCTGCGCACCACCAATGTGGCCTTTGGGGGAGACGACCGCCGCAGCCTGTACATCACCGAGGCAGAGCAGGGCGTTATTCTGCGCGCGCGCCTGCCGCATCCGGGCAGGCCGATGTATTCCCACTCAAACTGA
- a CDS encoding AtuA-related protein, producing the protein MGILVHDLAHARAGDKGNTSSIAVIAYDEAGWQVLRRALTAERVAQAFAHLGAGPVRRYEIASLKALNFVIPDVLAGGVTRSLRLDPHGKSLSALMLGIELPGGPA; encoded by the coding sequence ATGGGCATCCTGGTTCATGACCTGGCGCACGCGCGTGCCGGAGACAAGGGCAACACGTCCAGTATTGCCGTCATTGCCTACGACGAGGCCGGCTGGCAGGTGTTGCGCCGCGCACTCACCGCCGAACGGGTGGCACAGGCCTTTGCGCACCTGGGCGCCGGGCCGGTCAGACGCTACGAGATCGCCAGCCTGAAGGCATTGAATTTCGTCATTCCCGACGTGCTGGCTGGCGGCGTGACCCGTTCGCTGCGGCTGGACCCGCACGGCAAATCATTGAGCGCGCTGATGCTGGGCATAGAGCTGCCCGGCGGCCCCGCGTAA
- a CDS encoding acyclic terpene utilization AtuA family protein, with amino-acid sequence MDKPRTRLRIGVGAGMADDRIGPALQLLEECDPDYLVCECLAERTIARETLSRRHDGARGYNPMLEERMRAFLPLCRQKGVRLVSNMGAANPAGAAQAALEIGRELGWRELRCAAVVGDDVIDRVRAHPELALMDRKLPLEDILPRLASANAYLGADVVRDALATGAQVVMTGRVADPSLFLGVALHHHHWAYDDLPRLAAGTIMGHLLECSAQITGGYFADPGKKDVPRLAELPYPYADLYSDGELFIGKPDGSGGRLDRMTCAEQALYEIHDPSGYVTPDCVLSLDGLHFEELTPDRVAVRGIGARARTDTYKVVVGYFDGWIGTGEVAYAGVNAIARAQLAADVVKERFRLDGGAASEIQVDLIGVSSLHGSHAASLSSDPYEVRLRVAARCPDKKSAHLLGDHVRQLNMQGPYGAGGPVNLGAKEIIAVDAVLIPRDWVNPQVITMGA; translated from the coding sequence ATGGACAAGCCGCGCACGCGATTGCGCATCGGGGTGGGGGCGGGCATGGCCGATGACCGTATCGGCCCGGCGCTGCAATTGCTGGAAGAATGCGACCCCGACTACCTGGTGTGCGAGTGCCTGGCCGAACGCACCATCGCGCGCGAAACGCTGTCGCGCCGGCACGATGGCGCGCGAGGCTACAACCCGATGTTGGAAGAGCGCATGCGCGCCTTCCTGCCGCTGTGCCGGCAAAAAGGGGTGCGGCTGGTATCCAATATGGGCGCGGCAAACCCGGCGGGCGCGGCCCAGGCGGCACTGGAGATCGGCCGGGAACTGGGATGGCGCGAGCTGCGCTGCGCGGCGGTCGTGGGCGACGATGTCATCGACCGGGTGCGGGCACACCCCGAGCTGGCGCTGATGGACCGCAAACTGCCGCTGGAAGATATTCTGCCGCGCCTGGCGTCGGCCAACGCGTACCTGGGCGCCGACGTCGTGCGCGACGCGCTGGCCACTGGCGCGCAGGTGGTGATGACGGGGCGCGTGGCCGACCCGTCGCTGTTCCTGGGCGTGGCCCTGCATCACCACCACTGGGCCTACGATGATCTGCCGCGCCTGGCGGCGGGCACGATCATGGGGCATTTGCTGGAGTGTTCGGCACAGATTACCGGCGGGTATTTCGCCGACCCGGGCAAGAAAGACGTGCCGCGGCTGGCCGAGCTGCCGTATCCCTACGCAGACTTGTACAGCGACGGCGAATTGTTCATTGGCAAGCCAGACGGCTCTGGCGGCCGGCTGGATCGCATGACCTGCGCCGAGCAGGCCTTGTACGAGATCCACGATCCCAGCGGCTACGTCACGCCCGACTGCGTGCTGAGCCTGGACGGCCTGCACTTCGAGGAGCTGACGCCAGACCGCGTGGCCGTGCGGGGCATCGGTGCACGCGCGCGTACAGACACCTATAAGGTTGTGGTCGGCTATTTCGACGGCTGGATAGGCACGGGCGAAGTTGCCTATGCCGGGGTCAATGCGATTGCCCGCGCGCAGCTGGCCGCGGACGTCGTGAAAGAACGGTTCCGCCTGGACGGCGGCGCCGCCAGCGAGATTCAGGTCGACCTGATCGGCGTCAGCAGCCTGCATGGCAGCCACGCGGCGTCACTGTCCAGTGATCCGTACGAAGTGCGTCTGCGCGTGGCGGCGCGCTGCCCCGACAAGAAAAGCGCTCATCTGCTGGGCGACCATGTGCGGCAGTTGAACATGCAGGGTCCCTATGGCGCGGGCGGCCCGGTGAATCTGGGCGCCAAGGAAATCATCGCGGTAGACGCCGTGCTGATTCCTCGCGATTGGGTCAACCCGCAAGTGATCACCATGGGAGCATAG
- a CDS encoding LysR family transcriptional regulator gives MTRPRFTLTIPELEAVLLVAETRNFRMAAQHAHVSQPALSRRVQAAEQKLNAKLFDRDKHGVALTDAGTELVPIAQRMLSEFRDSLSDLSEFIAGRRGSVNIWALPSVAAALLPAAAQALRQSHPQVRLVIQAASARQVTQAVAEGKADLGISIEITGQPADVAFAALLKEQFVLICPVDDPLARRKRADWSVFADRPFVASGPASSIRVVTDRILAASGRAPDANYVADNISVVGAMVAAGVGIAAVPQLALRLMDTTRLQSVALHSPVATREIGILVRKRRSLSAAAQRFMAALQQVSSGIINEK, from the coding sequence ATGACCCGTCCGCGGTTTACCCTCACCATCCCTGAACTGGAAGCCGTGCTGCTGGTGGCCGAAACCCGCAACTTCCGCATGGCGGCCCAGCACGCGCACGTTTCGCAGCCTGCGCTCAGCAGGCGGGTGCAGGCTGCCGAGCAAAAACTCAACGCCAAGCTCTTCGACCGCGACAAGCACGGCGTGGCGCTGACCGACGCGGGCACGGAACTAGTGCCCATTGCCCAACGCATGCTGTCCGAATTTCGCGATTCGCTCAGCGACCTGTCCGAATTCATCGCTGGCCGACGCGGCAGCGTCAACATCTGGGCGCTGCCCTCGGTAGCGGCCGCGCTGCTGCCGGCGGCTGCCCAGGCGCTGCGGCAGTCACATCCCCAGGTGCGCCTGGTTATCCAGGCTGCCTCGGCGCGCCAGGTAACCCAGGCCGTAGCCGAGGGCAAGGCCGACCTGGGTATTTCCATCGAAATAACCGGCCAGCCGGCAGACGTAGCGTTCGCTGCGCTGCTAAAAGAGCAGTTCGTGCTGATCTGCCCGGTCGACGACCCCCTGGCGCGCCGCAAGCGGGCGGACTGGAGCGTATTCGCCGACCGGCCGTTCGTTGCCAGCGGTCCGGCCAGCAGCATCCGCGTCGTTACCGACCGGATACTGGCGGCGTCGGGGCGCGCGCCGGATGCGAATTATGTCGCCGACAATATCTCGGTCGTGGGCGCGATGGTGGCCGCGGGGGTGGGCATCGCGGCAGTGCCGCAGTTGGCGCTGCGCCTGATGGACACAACACGGCTGCAAAGCGTGGCGCTACATTCTCCAGTAGCCACGCGCGAGATCGGCATTCTGGTAAGAAAACGGCGGTCCCTGTCGGCGGCGGCGCAGCGCTTCATGGCGGCGCTGCAGCAGGTAAGCAGCGGCATCATCAACGAAAAATAA
- a CDS encoding TPM domain-containing protein has translation MRNKPGFLVLALIGLLWCLGAQAQYSVESVPNPKSQGNDHYVSDPDGNLDSDTRAQLDAISAGIERANGSEFAIVVVNDYQGDSDFDFALNLFSHWGIGKQGSNNGLLLFLALDRHEYRFITGYGVEGIFPDALLKQIGETYLVPYLKDGNTNMAVLAAAKAVEGVFLSPSHEMELAGLQAYRPGFWNRHAAMLEHTLYVLAIFAFGFGWMSLARKRVQKKFAIKTAPYKARSFWFALFFFLFSLFLSLFVFVFLDVVERVYQFRNLPYFAAAFGSLLLLFHYYGCVEFLKKSTRDTKTGLDMQVAFTRLSLLPLLLAPLAYKAFYNLPRNSRNSRLRDQPPGATGKWLRVNRDSLKQADVKKYLTEQQIREEKLGARSYEIWQDQETANTHITGFAGGKAGQYEICPKCHGQTLQRPEIKVRQRATYTRAGTGERMQECAFCDYAVSLGMVALAKLQKSSSSSSGGSGSSGGGSSGGSFGGGSSGGGGAGGRW, from the coding sequence ATGCGTAACAAGCCCGGCTTCCTGGTTCTTGCCCTGATCGGCCTGTTGTGGTGCCTGGGCGCCCAGGCCCAGTACTCGGTCGAATCGGTTCCCAACCCGAAATCTCAGGGCAACGACCATTACGTCAGCGATCCCGACGGCAACCTCGACAGCGATACCCGCGCCCAGCTGGACGCCATCAGCGCCGGCATCGAGCGCGCCAACGGCAGTGAATTTGCCATTGTGGTCGTGAACGACTACCAGGGCGACAGCGATTTCGACTTCGCCCTGAATCTGTTCTCCCACTGGGGCATAGGCAAACAGGGCAGCAACAATGGCCTGCTGCTGTTTCTTGCCCTGGACAGGCACGAATACCGCTTCATTACGGGATACGGCGTAGAAGGCATCTTTCCCGACGCACTGCTCAAGCAGATCGGCGAAACCTACCTGGTGCCATACCTGAAAGACGGCAACACCAACATGGCCGTGCTGGCCGCCGCCAAGGCAGTCGAAGGGGTGTTCCTGTCGCCCTCGCACGAAATGGAGCTGGCGGGCTTGCAGGCATATCGGCCCGGTTTCTGGAACCGGCACGCCGCAATGCTGGAACACACTTTGTATGTGCTGGCCATTTTTGCGTTCGGGTTCGGCTGGATGAGCCTGGCGCGCAAGCGGGTGCAAAAGAAATTCGCCATCAAGACCGCGCCCTACAAGGCCCGCTCGTTCTGGTTCGCATTGTTTTTCTTCCTGTTTTCCCTGTTCCTCAGCCTGTTTGTATTTGTCTTTCTGGATGTGGTCGAGCGCGTCTACCAGTTCCGCAACCTGCCCTACTTCGCCGCCGCCTTCGGGTCGCTGCTGCTGCTGTTTCACTACTATGGATGCGTCGAATTCCTGAAAAAAAGCACCCGCGACACGAAAACCGGGCTGGACATGCAGGTTGCCTTCACCCGCCTCAGCCTGCTGCCGCTGTTGCTGGCCCCGCTGGCCTACAAGGCGTTCTATAACCTGCCCAGAAACAGCAGGAACTCCCGCCTGCGCGACCAGCCGCCTGGCGCAACAGGCAAATGGCTCCGCGTCAACCGCGATTCCCTCAAGCAAGCGGACGTGAAAAAGTACCTGACCGAACAGCAGATACGGGAAGAAAAGCTGGGCGCCCGATCCTACGAAATCTGGCAAGACCAGGAAACCGCCAATACACACATCACGGGCTTTGCCGGAGGCAAGGCCGGCCAGTATGAAATCTGCCCCAAGTGCCATGGCCAGACCTTGCAGCGGCCCGAAATAAAGGTGCGCCAACGGGCAACCTACACGCGCGCCGGCACCGGAGAGCGCATGCAGGAATGCGCCTTCTGCGATTACGCGGTGTCGCTGGGCATGGTCGCGCTGGCGAAGCTGCAAAAGAGCAGCAGTTCGTCTTCCGGCGGATCGGGCAGCAGTGGCGGCGGCAGTTCCGGGGGAAGCTTTGGCGGAGGCTCAAGCGGCGGAGGTGGCGCAGGAGGACGATGGTAG
- a CDS encoding lipoprotein, producing MLRTIAACALALLAGCSTSAVDVDKAPRADASALLDQALASPAIDRGTVRIARDAGVLGQDQTVLVYLDSRHVANVKAGRVLELHVPAGAHNLGVQAGDASRSIRYVDVYVQAGRVHDFRISASSSSDWNITALK from the coding sequence ATGCTCCGTACTATTGCCGCGTGCGCGCTCGCGTTGCTTGCCGGTTGTTCGACCTCGGCCGTCGACGTCGATAAGGCGCCGCGCGCCGATGCCTCCGCGCTTCTGGATCAGGCCCTGGCGTCGCCGGCGATTGATCGAGGCACGGTGCGAATCGCCCGGGACGCAGGCGTGCTGGGGCAGGACCAGACCGTGCTTGTCTATCTGGATAGCAGGCACGTGGCTAACGTCAAGGCCGGGCGGGTACTTGAGTTGCATGTGCCGGCAGGCGCGCATAACCTGGGCGTGCAGGCGGGCGATGCCAGCCGGTCGATTCGTTATGTAGATGTATACGTGCAGGCAGGCCGCGTGCACGACTTTCGCATCTCGGCGTCTTCGTCGTCCGACTGGAACATTACTGCCTTGAAGTGA
- a CDS encoding autotransporter outer membrane beta-barrel domain-containing protein, whose product MDNALNCIHRMSLTEINARRLIQRGAASALITLLIGVAASSAQAADVLLVGSGGAGGGDGTDGYISGGNGGSDFFLPGAGGAAGVPLPTQTIPGTADGSSLLPSYEYVGIGGGGGGGDGGDLGGLHGEVGGAGAINLDGTALNVDNTLFVGGAGGGGGSGGAGSTRGGTGGAGGAGTLTATGGATITVGTQLYIGGLPGAGGNCGCSGNGGAGGAGVFNLGDGSTLNLTGAAFTINGAGTLNIGSATANETSAGTITGLAGSIDNAGAINFNQSDALYTFSTAISGSGTVTQNGSGTTVLTGANTYSGGTFVNAGTINFSNAGNLGLGKITLDGGGLQWAAGNTDDISGKLIVLGASGGKLDTNGNDVTLATGIGGLGGLTKTGAGTLTLTDVSTYTGATTIDQGTLALAGTGALASATSVALTSAATVFDMSAGGNQSLAHLSGVAGSQVALGANTLTLTDNTSQIFSGSLTGSGGLVKLGSGVLTLNGASGSFTGTTTIAGGTLAVGDEAHAGAVLGGSVLVDPLGTLIGHGTVLGDLTNGGVVAPGGSIGTLTVGGNYSQSNNGTLAIEVSPTTASRLRVGGSAALDGTLAVMFAPGTYSARQYTLLSAANGVTGRFANVDMTTAGANLGKLQSSITYGANNVGLTLADDSLVVAPVNTSIYTALATTAVLQAQGANASLFERLANVQRGVETSRNAWVRFTGARNKVDGTGDEPGFQAHTYGFLAGVDRQFGSATVGVAGGYSHTSINEDDTGASGDIDTLRLALYASQPVGRVNLSATMGYGLDFLSQKRPFGGFGTAEGDHTGHEFTAATQASVPMQVGGFVLTPHAGLRYAYVRANGFSESGAHGQDLDVDSDDVHSLQPYVGMTLDKQFGDAQRPMNLQFRLGYAHEVLSSGRATAVQSQDGTVFTAKGTDLPRSFLTTGASIRLMASKSTTVALGADAIINTGHASAQTAYIRLNHRF is encoded by the coding sequence ATGGATAACGCCTTGAACTGCATTCACCGGATGTCGCTAACCGAGATCAACGCGCGCAGGCTCATACAGCGTGGCGCGGCAAGCGCGTTGATAACCCTGTTAATTGGCGTGGCTGCGTCATCAGCACAGGCGGCCGACGTGTTGCTGGTGGGCAGCGGCGGCGCGGGCGGCGGCGATGGAACAGATGGTTACATAAGCGGCGGCAATGGCGGATCGGATTTCTTTCTTCCGGGGGCCGGGGGAGCGGCCGGCGTGCCGTTGCCCACGCAAACCATCCCGGGTACGGCCGATGGCAGCAGCCTCTTGCCCAGTTATGAATATGTTGGAATCGGCGGCGGGGGCGGCGGAGGCGACGGCGGCGACCTGGGCGGCCTTCATGGAGAGGTTGGCGGCGCCGGGGCAATCAACCTCGATGGAACCGCGCTTAACGTCGACAACACGTTGTTCGTCGGCGGCGCCGGTGGGGGCGGCGGGTCCGGCGGGGCCGGCAGCACGCGCGGCGGCACCGGCGGCGCCGGGGGCGCCGGAACCCTCACGGCCACGGGCGGCGCCACCATTACGGTCGGCACCCAGCTGTACATCGGCGGCCTGCCTGGCGCGGGGGGCAACTGTGGCTGTTCGGGCAATGGTGGGGCTGGCGGGGCCGGTGTATTCAACCTGGGCGACGGCAGCACGCTCAACCTGACCGGTGCGGCATTCACCATCAACGGCGCAGGTACCTTGAACATCGGCAGCGCCACCGCGAATGAAACGAGCGCGGGCACGATCACCGGACTGGCCGGCAGCATCGACAACGCCGGCGCTATCAACTTCAACCAGTCGGATGCGCTTTACACTTTTTCCACGGCGATCTCGGGCTCTGGCACTGTTACCCAGAACGGCAGCGGAACCACCGTGCTTACTGGCGCGAATACCTATTCCGGCGGCACGTTCGTCAATGCTGGCACGATCAATTTCTCCAATGCCGGCAACCTGGGCTTGGGCAAGATCACCCTGGACGGCGGCGGCTTGCAATGGGCCGCCGGCAATACCGACGACATTTCCGGCAAGTTGATCGTGCTGGGCGCGAGCGGCGGCAAGCTGGACACCAACGGCAATGACGTTACGCTGGCCACCGGCATCGGCGGCCTGGGAGGGCTGACCAAGACGGGCGCCGGCACGCTGACGCTGACGGACGTCAGCACCTACACGGGCGCCACCACGATCGACCAGGGCACATTGGCGCTGGCCGGCACGGGCGCCCTGGCGTCGGCCACATCTGTGGCGCTGACGTCGGCCGCAACGGTATTTGATATGTCGGCCGGCGGCAACCAGTCTCTGGCGCACCTGTCGGGCGTGGCGGGCAGCCAGGTGGCGCTGGGCGCCAACACACTAACCTTGACCGACAATACATCGCAGATCTTCAGTGGCAGCCTGACCGGCAGCGGCGGCCTGGTCAAGCTGGGCTCCGGGGTGCTTACGCTTAATGGTGCAAGCGGCAGCTTTACCGGCACCACGACCATCGCGGGCGGTACGTTGGCGGTTGGCGACGAGGCTCATGCCGGCGCGGTGCTGGGCGGGAGTGTCCTGGTGGATCCCCTGGGTACGTTGATCGGCCACGGTACGGTGCTGGGCGACCTCACCAACGGCGGCGTGGTCGCCCCGGGCGGCTCTATTGGCACATTGACCGTGGGCGGCAACTACTCGCAGTCGAACAACGGCACGCTGGCCATCGAGGTCAGCCCGACCACCGCATCGCGGCTGCGCGTCGGCGGCAGCGCGGCGCTGGATGGCACGCTGGCAGTCATGTTCGCGCCCGGCACCTACTCGGCGCGGCAGTACACCTTGCTGAGCGCCGCCAATGGCGTAACAGGCCGCTTCGCCAACGTGGACATGACAACAGCCGGCGCCAATCTGGGAAAACTGCAGTCGTCCATCACCTATGGCGCCAACAACGTCGGCCTGACCCTCGCGGATGATTCGCTGGTGGTGGCGCCGGTTAACACGTCGATCTACACCGCGTTGGCCACGACCGCTGTCTTGCAGGCACAGGGCGCCAATGCAAGCTTGTTCGAGCGGCTGGCCAACGTGCAGCGCGGCGTGGAAACCTCCAGGAACGCCTGGGTCAGGTTTACTGGCGCCCGCAACAAGGTGGACGGCACCGGCGACGAGCCGGGATTCCAGGCGCATACCTATGGGTTCCTTGCGGGTGTAGACCGCCAGTTCGGCAGCGCGACGGTAGGCGTTGCTGGCGGCTATTCGCATACGTCCATCAACGAAGATGATACGGGCGCGTCCGGCGACATCGACACGCTGCGGCTCGCGCTATACGCTAGCCAGCCGGTAGGGCGCGTCAACCTGTCGGCTACGATGGGTTATGGGCTGGATTTCCTGTCGCAGAAGCGTCCGTTTGGTGGATTTGGCACGGCCGAAGGCGACCATACCGGCCACGAATTCACGGCCGCCACGCAGGCTAGTGTGCCGATGCAAGTGGGCGGATTCGTGCTGACGCCGCATGCCGGGCTTCGGTATGCCTATGTGCGCGCCAATGGGTTCAGCGAAAGCGGTGCGCACGGGCAAGATCTGGACGTGGATTCGGACGACGTGCATAGCCTGCAGCCATACGTGGGCATGACGCTGGACAAGCAGTTCGGCGATGCGCAGCGGCCTATGAACCTGCAGTTCCGGCTGGGCTATGCGCATGAGGTGCTGAGCAGTGGCCGCGCCACGGCAGTGCAAAGCCAGGACGGCACGGTTTTCACGGCCAAGGGCACCGACCTGCCGCGCTCATTCCTGACCACGGGCGCCAGTATTCGCCTGATGGCATCCAAGTCCACGACAGTAGCGCTGGGGGCGGACGCCATCATCAATACCGGGCATGCTTCGGCGCAAACGGCATATATCCGGCTGAATCACCGGTTCTAG
- a CDS encoding helix-turn-helix transcriptional regulator, with protein sequence MTDSILLREIVRLYESEPDLLTLPGILFEGVSRLTNADLVSWTEIHFNSGELRSLLSVDEAPDRRKAAFQAYARHAGSHPFWQKDPAFYGNRAIRESDIFSDEEFMALPMAREVFLPSGARRIMGVLIQQGEYLLDLGAHRVIGKPAFSDAERDWLQTYRGHVHRVYRQAQQRTVEKITPEDRLRYAFPGLTQRQIETAVWLAQGKSNEAIAAAMNVSLDTVKAHLKAIFNKIGTNSRLALARLVHTVPPFSQMPPLWTLPVHTWETRI encoded by the coding sequence ATGACCGATTCCATTTTGCTGCGGGAAATCGTACGACTCTATGAATCCGAACCCGACCTGCTGACACTGCCCGGCATCCTTTTCGAAGGGGTAAGCCGGTTAACCAACGCCGACCTGGTCTCCTGGACCGAAATTCACTTCAACAGCGGAGAGCTGCGCTCGCTGTTATCCGTTGACGAGGCACCCGACCGGCGCAAGGCGGCCTTCCAGGCGTATGCGCGTCATGCGGGCAGCCACCCGTTCTGGCAGAAAGATCCTGCTTTCTATGGCAACCGCGCTATCCGCGAGTCGGACATCTTCAGCGATGAAGAATTCATGGCGCTTCCCATGGCCCGCGAAGTCTTCCTGCCATCGGGCGCCCGCCGCATCATGGGCGTGCTTATTCAACAGGGGGAATATCTGCTGGATCTCGGCGCGCATCGCGTCATCGGCAAGCCCGCATTCAGCGATGCCGAGCGCGACTGGTTGCAGACCTACCGCGGGCACGTGCACCGCGTCTACCGCCAGGCGCAGCAGCGCACTGTTGAGAAAATCACGCCAGAAGACCGGCTGCGTTATGCCTTTCCCGGATTGACTCAACGGCAGATCGAAACGGCCGTGTGGTTGGCGCAAGGGAAATCCAACGAGGCCATCGCCGCCGCGATGAATGTGAGCCTCGATACTGTCAAGGCGCACCTGAAAGCCATTTTCAACAAAATCGGCACCAACAGCCGGTTGGCCCTGGCCCGGCTGGTTCATACCGTGCCGCCGTTCTCGCAGATGCCCCCCCTGTGGACACTTCCGGTGCACACCTGGGAAACCCGGATTTAG